In Clarias gariepinus isolate MV-2021 ecotype Netherlands chromosome 9, CGAR_prim_01v2, whole genome shotgun sequence, a single window of DNA contains:
- the hes2.1 gene encoding transcription factor HES-2.1, with protein MTPCIITDSTNSFSARMTVAQRKEANELRKTLKPLMEKRRRARINESLNRLKELIVPLVANDTSRYSKLEKADILEMTVGFLRELPSSPVKAQADSYREGYEACLQRVSALLPRTSLDYETCARVHDFIQQAKPSSSSACRSCSARNSIQHERLQSPKSNPVLANRASITGSTSSRAHALPQAAAQTMWRPW; from the exons atgactccCTGCATCATTACTGACTCCACAAATTCATTCAGCGCCAGAATGACGGTGGCTCAAAGAAAAGAGGCTAACGAACTGAGAAAG ACTCTCAAACCTCTGATGGAGAAAAGAAGGCGCGCGCGCATCAATGAGAGCCTCAACAGGTTAAAGGAGCTGATAGTCCCTCTGGTTGCCAATGAT ACTTCCCGCTACTCAAAGCTGGAGAAAGCAGACATCTTGGAAATGACCGTCGGGTTTCTGAGAGAGCTCCCGTCTTCACCTGTTAAag CCCAGGCAGATAGTTACAGAGAGGGCTATGAAGCGTGCTTGCAGCGGGTCTCCGCGCTCCTCCCGCGCACGAGCCTCGACTATGAAACCTGCGCGCGCGTGCACGACTTCATCCAGCAGGCAAAACCCTCGAGCTCGTCAGCCTGCCGCTCGTGTAGCGCTCGCAACTCCATCCAGCACGAGAGGCTTCAGAGCCCGAAATCGAACCCCGTGCTTGCAAACCGCGCGAGCATCACTGGATCAACTTCCAGTAGAGCTCATGCTCTCCCACAAGCCGCCGCTCAAACCATGTGGAGACCCTGGTAG